The Sinomicrobium kalidii genome contains a region encoding:
- a CDS encoding 4'-phosphopantetheinyl transferase family protein has product MPLYKTIAVNATTTIWIWKIEESYEDLLLDINPTEKCMQRVSSMKSDIHRRGFLSVRQLLKFAGYEAKALFYDEYGKPHLKDGKHISITHSFEFSAIIISDYPVGIDIEKQREKITIIADKFVDYEFNYLNQSELVRKLTVIWCAKESLYKVFAVHGMSFKEHTKVIPFGLTDGETAAWIHFKGEVQKYRIPFLEFEGFSCAYALRNEVKN; this is encoded by the coding sequence ATGCCTCTGTATAAAACCATAGCGGTAAATGCTACGACCACGATATGGATCTGGAAAATTGAAGAAAGCTATGAAGACCTCCTCCTGGACATAAACCCTACGGAAAAGTGTATGCAACGGGTGTCTTCAATGAAATCCGATATTCACCGCAGGGGATTTCTCAGTGTCCGGCAATTACTGAAGTTTGCGGGTTATGAAGCCAAAGCCCTGTTTTATGACGAATACGGAAAGCCGCATCTCAAAGACGGAAAGCATATTTCCATTACCCATTCCTTCGAATTTTCGGCAATCATCATCAGCGATTATCCGGTAGGTATCGATATCGAAAAGCAACGCGAAAAGATCACGATCATTGCAGACAAGTTTGTGGATTACGAGTTCAATTATCTGAATCAAAGTGAACTTGTACGAAAACTTACGGTCATCTGGTGTGCCAAAGAAAGCCTGTACAAGGTGTTTGCTGTGCATGGCATGAGCTTTAAGGAACATACAAAGGTTATTCCTTTCGGGTTGACTGATGGAGAAACTGCGGCCTGGATACATTTTAAGGGAGAAGTACAAAAATACCGGATCCCTTTCCTGGAATTTGAAGGGTTTAGCTGTGCATATGCACTCAGGAATGAAGTAAAAAATTGA
- a CDS encoding thiamine-binding protein, which yields MKISVELTLTPLQDEFEPAIIHFIKKLRASGLTVLENPLSTQVYGDYDKVMPLLTSEIKEAFEMVERGLLYMKIVKSDRSDYEPHF from the coding sequence ATGAAAATATCGGTAGAACTTACGCTGACTCCTTTGCAGGACGAATTTGAACCGGCCATTATACATTTTATCAAAAAACTGAGGGCATCCGGGCTCACGGTACTGGAAAACCCGTTGAGCACCCAGGTTTATGGTGATTATGACAAGGTGATGCCCCTGCTCACTTCAGAAATAAAGGAAGCGTTTGAAATGGTGGAGCGCGGGCTGTTGTACATGAAGATCGTGAAATCTGACCGCAGCGACTATGAACCACATTTTTGA
- the pnuC gene encoding nicotinamide riboside transporter PnuC, which translates to MNHIFDWVFAQYEDIPAHLIALEMIGVVFGFLSVLYSKRENILVYPTGIISTAIFVYILLVYGLLGDMLINAYYFSMSIYGWYFWTRKVDTTHFMPITRTTRKEKWWSALLFVLTIGFVYGVYEIFEKWDSWTAYADTVTTAIFFVGMWLMARKKLENWIYWIIGDLISVPLYMYKGLVFTSLQYAAFTVIAIFGYIAWKKNLNKSPETLLK; encoded by the coding sequence ATGAACCACATTTTTGATTGGGTCTTTGCCCAGTATGAAGATATCCCGGCGCATTTGATCGCACTGGAAATGATTGGTGTCGTTTTCGGTTTTCTGAGTGTGTTGTATTCCAAAAGGGAAAATATCCTCGTATATCCTACGGGGATCATCAGTACGGCAATTTTTGTGTATATTCTCCTCGTATACGGACTTTTGGGAGATATGCTTATCAATGCCTACTATTTTTCCATGAGCATTTACGGCTGGTATTTCTGGACACGGAAGGTAGATACCACGCATTTCATGCCTATTACCAGGACGACACGGAAAGAAAAATGGTGGTCGGCGTTGTTGTTTGTGCTGACCATTGGCTTTGTTTACGGGGTTTACGAGATATTTGAGAAATGGGATAGCTGGACGGCTTATGCAGATACTGTAACTACGGCCATATTCTTTGTGGGGATGTGGCTCATGGCCCGGAAAAAACTGGAGAACTGGATCTACTGGATCATCGGTGATCTTATTTCCGTACCCTTATATATGTATAAAGGGCTTGTCTTTACGTCTCTTCAGTATGCTGCTTTTACGGTAATAGCCATATTCGGATACATAGCATGGAAGAAAAACTTAAACAAAAGCCCGGAAACCTTGTTAAAATAG
- a CDS encoding AAA family ATPase, with protein MEEKLKQKPGNLVKIVLFGPESTGKTTLSRQLAAHYNTTWVPEYMREYLQKKWDTERKTCEPEDMLPIAEGQIQRENRKADNAKEYLFCDTDLMELKVYSEVYYGKCDPEIEKFALQNRYDLYFLTYIDVPWEGDDLRDKPGEREEMFRYFKNTLDVHDRPYVILKGSKEKRLQQALKCIEKLVRDK; from the coding sequence ATGGAAGAAAAACTTAAACAAAAGCCCGGAAACCTTGTTAAAATAGTACTGTTCGGCCCGGAATCTACGGGGAAGACCACACTTTCCAGACAGTTGGCTGCGCACTACAATACCACATGGGTTCCGGAATATATGCGGGAATACCTGCAGAAAAAATGGGATACGGAAAGAAAAACCTGTGAGCCGGAAGACATGCTGCCTATTGCAGAAGGACAGATCCAACGGGAAAACAGGAAGGCCGACAACGCAAAAGAATACCTGTTCTGTGATACCGATCTGATGGAGCTCAAGGTCTACTCGGAAGTGTACTATGGCAAATGTGACCCGGAGATAGAAAAATTTGCCCTGCAGAACAGGTACGATTTATACTTTTTAACTTATATTGACGTTCCCTGGGAAGGGGACGATCTCAGGGACAAACCGGGAGAAAGGGAAGAAATGTTCCGGTACTTTAAAAATACCCTGGATGTACATGACCGCCCTTATGTAATACTGAAAGGGAGTAAGGAAAAGCGTTTGCAACAGGCTTTGAAGTGTATAGAAAAACTTGTTCGGGATAAATAA
- a CDS encoding DUF4301 family protein, which translates to MFTEKDRQQLEGKGITVAEVMKQIELFKEGVPYVNLLDSATLNDGILSVSETQKQHYISLYDKQKDALNVMKFVPASGAATRMFRALFRFLEGFNPESDTFNTYVNRENAQGMQTFFIGVEKLPFYDEVIQRLTAKDPHYEQLPDDRQKYLFVREMLAEDGLNYGAFPKGLLPFHKYKTHSATAFEEHLYEAALYDVSNGVAHLHFTISEKHSRKFDAEFNRIESYVEEKSGASFTISFSYQKKSTDTIAVTPEDQPFRDNDGSLLFRPAGHGALIENLNEQEADIIFIKNIDNVVVYRYKHEMADYKKMLAGILLEYRDKVFAYARMLDGEEVTEAQIAEIKSFLHDKLNTLTAPDFHKYTRHYQVEHLKEKLNRPIRVCGMVKNEGDPGGGPFWIKDEDGNISLQIIETAQIDRGNKKQVKILNGATHFNPVDIVCGIKNYKGEKYNLPDFVDPKQAFITGKTREGKELKALERPGLWNGGMAFWNTVFVEVPLITFNPVKTVNDLLKPAHQVKEEG; encoded by the coding sequence ATGTTTACAGAAAAAGACCGGCAACAACTTGAGGGGAAAGGCATCACCGTAGCGGAAGTGATGAAACAGATCGAACTTTTTAAGGAAGGTGTTCCTTATGTCAATCTGCTGGACTCCGCGACCTTAAACGACGGTATTCTTTCCGTTTCTGAAACACAAAAACAACATTACATATCACTGTATGACAAGCAGAAGGATGCCCTGAATGTCATGAAATTTGTCCCGGCCTCCGGGGCAGCCACGCGGATGTTCCGGGCGTTGTTCCGTTTCCTGGAAGGTTTTAATCCGGAAAGCGATACTTTCAATACCTATGTCAACCGGGAAAACGCACAGGGTATGCAAACCTTTTTCATAGGCGTGGAGAAATTGCCTTTTTACGATGAGGTCATACAGCGTTTGACCGCCAAAGATCCGCATTATGAGCAATTACCCGATGACAGGCAGAAATACCTGTTTGTCCGGGAAATGCTGGCGGAAGACGGGCTCAATTACGGGGCTTTTCCGAAAGGACTCTTGCCGTTCCATAAATACAAGACCCATAGCGCTACCGCTTTTGAGGAACACCTGTATGAAGCGGCCCTGTATGACGTTTCCAACGGGGTGGCCCACCTGCATTTTACCATTTCCGAGAAACATTCCCGTAAATTCGATGCCGAATTCAACAGGATAGAAAGCTATGTGGAGGAGAAATCCGGCGCTTCTTTTACCATTTCTTTTTCCTACCAGAAAAAATCGACCGACACCATTGCCGTTACCCCGGAGGATCAGCCGTTCCGCGACAATGACGGTTCCCTGTTGTTCCGGCCCGCCGGACACGGTGCACTCATCGAAAACCTCAACGAACAGGAGGCCGATATTATTTTCATCAAGAATATCGATAATGTTGTGGTCTACCGGTATAAACACGAAATGGCCGACTATAAAAAAATGCTGGCCGGTATCCTGCTTGAGTATCGCGATAAGGTATTTGCATATGCAAGGATGCTGGACGGGGAAGAAGTGACCGAAGCGCAGATCGCCGAAATCAAGAGCTTCCTTCACGACAAGCTGAACACCCTTACTGCGCCCGACTTTCACAAGTATACCCGGCATTACCAGGTAGAACACCTGAAGGAAAAACTAAACCGGCCCATACGGGTTTGCGGGATGGTAAAGAACGAGGGGGATCCCGGGGGAGGACCGTTCTGGATAAAGGATGAAGACGGTAACATTTCCCTTCAGATCATAGAAACGGCACAGATTGACAGGGGCAATAAAAAACAGGTGAAAATCCTGAACGGGGCCACGCATTTCAATCCGGTGGATATTGTGTGTGGCATCAAAAATTACAAGGGTGAAAAGTACAACCTCCCGGATTTTGTAGACCCGAAACAGGCTTTCATTACCGGGAAAACCCGGGAAGGAAAAGAATTGAAGGCGCTGGAGCGTCCCGGGTTGTGGAACGGGGGCATGGCTTTCTGGAATACGGTCTTTGTCGAGGTGCCGCTGATTACATTTAATCCCGTAAAAACAGTAAATGACCTGTTAAAACCGGCGCACCAGGTGAAAGAAGAAGGTTAA
- a CDS encoding sigma-54-dependent transcriptional regulator — MPNILIIEDDVAFCKVLEKFLAKNGHEVSTSFSAAEAKRKIADNVFDLIITDLRLPNYDGLDLLSEIKRDFPDTPVVLMTGYAEINTAVKAMKKGAFDYISKPFNPDEVLIIISKALKEVKESPVEKQSLVKAIKSPTPVDTQERFVAGASAASRKLNQYIDLVGPTDMSVLIIGESGTGKEVVAKAIHNKSVRKDCDFIAVDCGAIPKEIAASEFFGHVKGSFTGAVNDKIGHFEAANGGTIFLDEVGNLTYENQIQLLRALQERRIKRIGSSKEIKVDIRLITATNEDLQAAVRKGDFREDLYHRLNEFSINVPSLSERKDDLMLFADHFLDLANRQLGKNVLGFSPEVTAAFENYSWPGNIRELQNVIKRATLLTTSEHIEKDALPREIFEPENQRMDYGFFKNENEKEMILSALRETNNNKSKAAELLKMNRKTLYNKLKLYKINL, encoded by the coding sequence ATGCCCAATATCCTTATCATAGAAGATGATGTGGCCTTTTGTAAAGTGTTGGAAAAGTTTCTGGCCAAGAACGGACATGAGGTTTCCACCAGCTTTTCCGCCGCAGAGGCAAAACGTAAAATAGCAGACAATGTATTTGACCTGATCATTACAGATCTGCGTCTGCCCAATTATGACGGACTTGATCTGTTGAGCGAAATAAAACGGGACTTTCCCGATACCCCGGTAGTCCTGATGACCGGTTATGCCGAAATAAATACCGCCGTAAAGGCCATGAAAAAAGGGGCCTTCGATTATATTTCCAAACCTTTTAACCCGGATGAGGTGCTTATAATCATAAGTAAGGCGCTTAAAGAGGTAAAGGAAAGTCCCGTTGAAAAACAGTCTCTGGTAAAAGCGATAAAAAGCCCCACTCCGGTTGATACACAGGAGCGGTTTGTTGCGGGGGCCAGTGCCGCTTCCAGAAAACTGAACCAGTACATAGACCTGGTGGGGCCCACAGATATGTCGGTGTTGATTATCGGTGAAAGCGGGACCGGAAAAGAAGTTGTGGCCAAAGCCATTCACAACAAGAGTGTACGAAAGGACTGTGATTTTATCGCCGTGGATTGCGGCGCCATCCCCAAAGAGATTGCAGCCAGTGAGTTTTTTGGTCACGTGAAAGGCTCGTTTACAGGAGCCGTAAATGATAAAATCGGGCATTTTGAGGCGGCCAATGGAGGAACGATTTTCCTGGACGAAGTGGGGAACCTCACTTACGAAAACCAGATACAACTGTTAAGGGCGCTCCAGGAAAGACGTATAAAACGTATAGGCAGCAGTAAGGAAATAAAAGTGGATATACGGCTTATAACAGCCACAAACGAAGACCTTCAGGCAGCAGTGCGAAAGGGAGATTTTCGTGAAGACCTTTACCACAGGCTCAACGAATTTTCCATAAATGTGCCCAGCCTTTCCGAAAGAAAAGACGACCTTATGCTTTTTGCCGATCACTTTCTGGACCTGGCCAACCGCCAGTTGGGGAAAAATGTCCTGGGATTTTCACCGGAAGTGACAGCGGCATTTGAAAACTACAGCTGGCCGGGAAATATACGGGAATTGCAAAATGTGATAAAACGGGCTACCCTGCTCACCACTTCGGAACATATTGAAAAAGATGCACTGCCCCGGGAAATATTCGAACCGGAAAACCAGAGGATGGATTATGGGTTCTTTAAAAATGAGAATGAAAAGGAAATGATACTCAGTGCACTCCGGGAAACCAATAACAATAAGAGCAAGGCAGCCGAACTTCTGAAGATGAACCGCAAGACCCTCTACAATAAGCTAAAGCTGTATAAAATAAACCTCTGA